Proteins from one Pseudomonas grandcourensis genomic window:
- the lysA gene encoding diaminopimelate decarboxylase, with the protein MDAFNYRDGELFAEGVALSAIAKRFGTPTYVYSRAHIEAQYLAYADALAGMPHLVCFAVKANSNLGVLNVLARLGAGFDIVSRGELERVLAAGGSADKIVFSGVGKTRDDMRRALEVGVHCFNVESTDELERLQVVAAELGVRAPISLRVNPDVDAGTHPYISTGLKENKFGIAIADAEDVYVRAAQLPNLEVVGVDCHIGSQLTTLPPFIDALDRLLGLVDRLGDCGIYLRHIDLGGGLGVRYKDEEPPLAADYIKAVRERLDGRDLALVFEPGRFIVANAGVLLTQVEYLKHTEHKDFAIVDAAMNDLIRPALYQAWMDVTAVRPRTSVARAYDIVGPICETGDFLAKDRQLALEEGDLLAVHSAGAYGFVMSSNYNTRGRTAEVLVDGDQAFEVRRRETVAELFAGESLLPE; encoded by the coding sequence ATGGACGCTTTTAACTACCGTGACGGTGAACTGTTCGCGGAAGGTGTTGCCCTGTCTGCCATCGCCAAGCGCTTTGGTACACCGACCTACGTTTACTCGCGCGCGCACATCGAAGCCCAATACCTGGCTTACGCCGATGCACTGGCCGGCATGCCGCACCTGGTGTGCTTTGCTGTAAAGGCCAACTCCAACCTGGGCGTGCTGAATGTCCTGGCGCGCCTGGGCGCCGGTTTCGACATCGTCTCCCGTGGCGAACTGGAACGTGTACTGGCCGCTGGCGGCAGCGCCGACAAGATCGTGTTCTCCGGTGTCGGCAAGACCCGTGACGACATGCGTCGCGCCCTGGAAGTCGGCGTGCACTGCTTCAACGTCGAATCCACCGACGAGCTGGAACGCCTGCAAGTCGTCGCCGCCGAACTGGGCGTTCGCGCGCCGATTTCGCTGCGCGTGAACCCGGACGTCGATGCCGGCACCCACCCGTACATTTCCACCGGTCTCAAAGAGAACAAGTTCGGCATCGCCATCGCCGACGCCGAAGACGTGTACGTGCGTGCTGCGCAATTGCCGAACCTGGAAGTGGTCGGCGTCGATTGCCACATCGGTTCGCAACTGACCACCCTGCCGCCGTTCATTGACGCTCTCGACCGCCTGTTGGGCCTGGTCGATCGCCTCGGCGATTGCGGCATCTACCTGCGCCACATCGATCTCGGTGGCGGCCTGGGCGTGCGATACAAGGACGAGGAGCCGCCACTGGCTGCCGACTACATCAAGGCCGTGCGCGAGCGTCTCGACGGTCGTGACCTGGCGCTGGTGTTCGAGCCGGGCCGCTTCATCGTCGCCAACGCCGGCGTGCTGCTGACCCAGGTCGAATACCTCAAGCACACCGAACACAAAGACTTCGCCATCGTCGACGCGGCCATGAACGACCTGATCCGCCCGGCGCTGTATCAGGCCTGGATGGACGTCACGGCCGTGCGTCCGCGCACCTCCGTTGCCCGCGCCTACGACATCGTCGGCCCGATCTGCGAAACCGGCGACTTCCTGGCCAAGGATCGTCAGCTGGCGCTGGAAGAAGGCGACCTGCTGGCCGTGCATTCGGCCGGTGCCTACGGGTTTGTCATGAGTTCCAACTACAACACCCGCGGCCGTACCGCAGAAGTGTTGGTGGACGGTGATCAGGCATTTGAAGTGCGTCGCCGTGAAACGGTAGCCGAGTTGTTTGCTGGCGAAAGCCTGCTGCCGGAGTAA
- a CDS encoding LytTR family DNA-binding domain-containing protein, which produces MNVLIVDDEPLARERLSRMVGELEGYSVLEPSATNGEEALALIDSHKPDIVLLDIRMPGLDGLQVAARLCERETPPAVVFCAGPDEFAVEALQASAVGYLVKPVRTEQLHDALKRAERPNRAQLAALTRPAAESGNGPRSHISARTRKGIELIPLDQVVYFIADHKYVTLRHESGEVLLDEPLKALEDEFGDRFVRIHRNALVARERIERLQRTPLGHFQLFLKGLNGDALIVSRRHVAGVRKMMQQL; this is translated from the coding sequence ATGAATGTCCTGATCGTTGATGACGAACCCTTGGCCCGCGAGCGCCTGAGCCGAATGGTTGGCGAACTCGAGGGATACAGTGTCCTGGAGCCTAGTGCCACGAATGGCGAAGAGGCGTTGGCACTGATCGACAGCCACAAGCCGGATATCGTGCTGCTCGATATCCGCATGCCCGGCCTGGATGGCCTGCAAGTGGCTGCGCGGTTGTGCGAACGCGAAACTCCCCCCGCCGTGGTGTTCTGCGCCGGGCCCGATGAATTTGCCGTGGAAGCCTTACAGGCCAGCGCCGTAGGCTATCTGGTGAAACCTGTGAGAACTGAACAATTACATGACGCATTAAAGAGAGCCGAGCGCCCCAATCGTGCCCAGCTCGCCGCCCTGACCCGCCCTGCTGCCGAAAGCGGCAACGGGCCGCGTAGCCATATCAGCGCCCGGACCCGTAAAGGGATCGAGCTGATTCCGCTGGATCAGGTGGTGTATTTCATTGCCGACCACAAATACGTGACCTTGCGCCACGAAAGCGGCGAAGTGCTGCTCGATGAGCCGCTCAAGGCCCTCGAAGACGAATTCGGTGACCGTTTCGTGCGTATCCATCGCAATGCACTGGTCGCCCGCGAGCGTATCGAGCGATTGCAACGCACACCCCTGGGGCATTTTCAGTTGTTCCTCAAAGGCCTCAATGGTGATGCGCTGATCGTCAGCCGGCGTCATGTGGCTGGGGTACGCAAAATGATGCAACAGCTTTAA
- a CDS encoding lipoprotein: MKRLISSLAALLAVACLVSACGQKGPLYLPDEDQDPVEQAKSSQQQPASKAHKHDVYQ; this comes from the coding sequence ATGAAGCGCCTGATCTCTTCCCTTGCTGCGCTCCTCGCGGTTGCCTGCCTTGTGTCGGCCTGCGGTCAAAAAGGCCCGCTGTACCTGCCCGATGAAGACCAGGACCCTGTCGAGCAAGCCAAGTCGTCGCAGCAGCAGCCTGCTTCCAAAGCACACAAGCACGACGTCTACCAATAA
- a CDS encoding glutathione S-transferase, giving the protein MLKLYGFAASNYFNMVKLALLEKGVPFETVPFHGCQNPQILAVSPRGKVPVLETEQGFLSETDAILDYLEETQPGIALLPGEPFARAGVRALVKEIELYIELPARVCYVEVFFGGRPTPEALKAKAERDLVKGFTALKHRARFEPYAAGERFTLADLYFLYSVDLAVEVGRRLFDIDFLSDMPEARALLERLAENPNVQKIAADRLAEAPAFLERVRAVGRT; this is encoded by the coding sequence ATGCTCAAACTCTATGGTTTTGCCGCCAGTAATTATTTCAACATGGTCAAACTGGCGCTTCTAGAAAAGGGTGTGCCCTTTGAAACCGTGCCCTTTCATGGTTGCCAGAATCCGCAAATCCTCGCTGTCAGCCCTCGTGGGAAAGTGCCGGTGCTGGAAACGGAACAAGGGTTCCTGAGCGAAACCGACGCCATTCTCGATTACCTCGAAGAGACTCAGCCAGGCATAGCCCTGCTGCCGGGCGAGCCGTTTGCACGGGCGGGTGTGCGGGCGTTGGTCAAGGAGATCGAGCTATACATCGAATTGCCGGCACGAGTCTGTTACGTCGAAGTGTTTTTTGGCGGGCGGCCGACGCCCGAGGCGCTGAAAGCCAAGGCTGAACGGGACCTGGTCAAGGGGTTTACTGCGTTGAAGCACCGGGCACGGTTTGAGCCGTATGCGGCGGGTGAGCGGTTTACCCTGGCCGATCTGTATTTTCTTTACAGCGTTGATTTGGCCGTGGAAGTTGGGAGGCGTTTGTTCGATATCGACTTTCTGTCCGACATGCCGGAAGCCCGTGCGTTGCTGGAGCGCCTGGCAGAGAATCCCAATGTTCAGAAAATCGCCGCCGACAGACTGGCTGAGGCGCCTGCTTTCCTGGAGCGGGTGCGGGCGGTAGGTCGCACGTAG
- a CDS encoding class I adenylate cyclase produces MTRTHEIRPDLDEGIDRKVLSQLRARFLKLNEGRMARAMEGLSTRQQGVLTLLPLFFHVNHPLLPGYVSGSTPAGLSNFEPDANVLAEAQRLTRSFSYKPRHGSNPPRPIHGLFLMGSLGTLAQADQSDMDVWVCHGPDLTENELAELRKKCQLLEVWAASQGAEAHFFLIDPSRFVRGERDTQLSSEDCGTTQHYLLLDEFYRTAIWLAGRTPIWWLVPVYEESSYDRYTHALISKRFIRADETLDLGNLAYIPPGEFIGAGLWQLFKGIESPYKSVLKLLLTEVYASEHPRVHCLSLRFKQAVFANRLDLDELDPYVVVYRRIEEYLIARNEPERLELVRRALYLKVNRKLTGSSRTQSWQRSLLERLAHEWHWDQRQLTLLDSRSQWKVRQVSSERRALVNELNYSYRFLTQFARHEQTVSRINKRDLSVLGRRLYAAFERKAGKVEFINPGIAPDLAEDTLTLVHAPNKKEPGQSQWGLYNGSLTALEWEHFAPIKRSRHLLELLTWCHRNGVIDSSTRLALHPGTSDLSEFELFNLLGSLQQTIALPLPTVAEEPLLRASVPSEVLILVNVGIDPLKHHRDLNILMTTERTDSLSYAGVRENLVLTLDQVTLNSWNEVLVGRYDGPHALLDCIRDYLNNLPAGPQQPKLRVRCFCHNRAQFIAQRVEEILDTAQNLLLSRLNHRYLIQVQQHYHVLELVPGQVQHIALATLPALINYLGEEMASYSPLHLDPKALEDHDLALFLPTGQPDCIQVFYRVNEDQADLYVLDEFNALWQQRLPWHDEQSLLVPLQRFLQSIQYRRDALLPMDAAHPLSLDTLYCQLLPSGPGRARRIEARPAPQTPVNKPFYDVQAIVGKAAPGQVQVTLYCNQREFSELEHGDQLFRVVAREIVGQRRETERYRCYITDLDLSGLLGEGQSSTHLYLRYKADLEHALNEALDQV; encoded by the coding sequence ATGACACGCACCCATGAAATCCGCCCTGATCTGGACGAGGGAATCGACCGCAAGGTTCTCAGCCAGCTGCGCGCACGCTTTCTGAAACTCAACGAAGGACGCATGGCTCGCGCCATGGAGGGGTTGTCGACCCGCCAGCAAGGGGTCCTGACCTTGCTGCCGCTGTTTTTCCACGTTAACCATCCGCTGTTGCCCGGCTACGTTTCCGGCAGTACGCCGGCCGGGCTGTCGAATTTCGAACCGGATGCCAATGTCCTCGCTGAAGCCCAACGCCTGACCCGCTCGTTTTCCTACAAGCCGCGCCACGGCAGCAACCCGCCAAGGCCGATTCACGGACTGTTCCTGATGGGCAGCCTCGGCACCCTGGCGCAGGCCGACCAGAGCGACATGGATGTGTGGGTCTGCCATGGGCCGGACCTGACCGAAAACGAACTCGCCGAGCTGCGCAAGAAATGCCAGTTGCTGGAAGTCTGGGCCGCCAGCCAGGGCGCCGAAGCGCATTTTTTCCTGATCGACCCGAGCCGTTTTGTCCGTGGCGAGCGCGATACACAGTTGAGCTCGGAAGATTGCGGCACCACCCAGCACTACTTGTTGCTGGACGAGTTTTACCGCACCGCGATCTGGCTCGCCGGGCGCACACCGATCTGGTGGCTGGTGCCGGTCTACGAAGAGTCGAGCTACGACCGTTACACCCACGCCTTGATCTCCAAACGCTTCATCCGTGCCGATGAAACCCTCGACCTCGGCAACCTGGCCTACATTCCGCCCGGCGAATTTATCGGTGCCGGACTCTGGCAGTTGTTCAAGGGCATCGAGTCGCCCTACAAGTCGGTACTCAAGCTGCTGCTGACGGAGGTTTACGCCAGTGAGCACCCCAGGGTCCACTGCCTGAGCCTGCGCTTCAAGCAAGCGGTGTTCGCCAACCGCCTCGACCTCGACGAGCTGGATCCGTACGTCGTGGTGTACCGGCGCATCGAGGAATACCTGATCGCCCGCAACGAACCGGAACGTCTGGAACTGGTGCGTCGCGCGCTGTACCTGAAGGTCAATCGCAAACTCACCGGCAGCAGCCGCACCCAGAGCTGGCAGCGCTCTTTGCTCGAACGCCTGGCCCACGAATGGCACTGGGACCAGCGCCAGCTGACTCTGCTCGACAGCCGCAGCCAGTGGAAAGTCCGCCAGGTCAGCTCCGAGCGGCGGGCACTGGTCAACGAGCTGAACTACAGCTACCGCTTCCTCACTCAGTTTGCCCGTCACGAACAAACGGTCAGCCGCATCAACAAGCGCGACCTGAGTGTCCTCGGCCGTCGCCTGTACGCCGCTTTCGAGCGCAAGGCCGGCAAAGTCGAATTCATCAACCCCGGCATCGCCCCGGACCTGGCTGAAGACACCCTGACGCTGGTGCACGCACCGAACAAGAAAGAACCGGGGCAAAGCCAGTGGGGTTTGTACAACGGCAGCCTGACAGCACTGGAGTGGGAGCATTTCGCGCCGATCAAACGCAGCCGTCACTTGCTCGAACTGCTGACCTGGTGCCACCGCAATGGCGTGATCGACAGCAGTACCCGCCTGGCCTTGCACCCCGGTACCAGCGACTTGAGCGAATTCGAACTGTTCAACCTGCTCGGCAGCCTGCAACAGACCATCGCCCTGCCCTTGCCCACCGTCGCCGAAGAACCTCTGTTGCGCGCCAGCGTGCCGAGTGAAGTGTTGATCCTGGTGAATGTCGGCATCGATCCGCTCAAGCACCATCGCGACCTGAACATCCTCATGACTACCGAACGCACCGATTCCCTGAGCTACGCCGGTGTCCGGGAAAATCTGGTGCTGACCCTGGACCAGGTCACGCTCAACAGCTGGAACGAGGTGCTGGTCGGCCGCTACGACGGCCCCCACGCCCTGCTCGACTGCATCCGCGACTACCTCAACAACCTGCCGGCCGGGCCACAACAGCCGAAGCTGCGGGTGCGCTGCTTCTGCCATAACCGCGCGCAGTTCATTGCCCAACGGGTCGAGGAAATCCTCGATACCGCGCAGAACCTGCTGCTGAGCCGGCTCAATCATCGCTACCTGATCCAGGTCCAGCAGCACTACCACGTGCTGGAGTTGGTCCCGGGCCAGGTCCAGCACATCGCGCTGGCCACTCTGCCAGCGTTGATCAATTACCTGGGCGAGGAAATGGCGAGTTACAGCCCGCTGCACCTCGATCCGAAGGCACTGGAAGACCACGACCTCGCGCTGTTCCTGCCAACGGGCCAGCCGGACTGCATCCAAGTGTTCTACCGGGTCAACGAAGATCAGGCTGATCTGTACGTGCTCGATGAGTTCAATGCCCTGTGGCAGCAACGCCTGCCCTGGCACGATGAGCAAAGCCTGCTGGTGCCGCTGCAGCGTTTCCTGCAGTCGATCCAGTACCGTCGCGATGCCCTGTTGCCAATGGACGCGGCCCACCCCTTGAGCCTCGACACCCTGTATTGCCAGTTGCTGCCATCAGGCCCTGGCCGGGCGCGCCGCATCGAAGCCCGGCCGGCACCGCAGACACCGGTGAACAAGCCGTTCTACGATGTGCAGGCGATCGTCGGCAAAGCCGCACCGGGTCAGGTGCAGGTGACGTTGTATTGCAATCAACGGGAGTTTTCCGAGCTGGAACATGGCGACCAGTTGTTCCGCGTGGTCGCCCGGGAAATCGTCGGGCAGCGCCGGGAAACCGAACGCTACCGCTGCTACATCACCGACCTCGACCTGTCAGGCCTGCTGGGCGAAGGGCAGAGCTCCACCCATCTGTACCTGCGCTACAAAGCCGACCTGGAGCACGCGTTGAACGAGGCGCTCGATCAGGTCTGA
- a CDS encoding glutathione S-transferase, translating to MIKLYGFSVSNYYNMVKLALLEKGLPFEEVPFYAGTSPEALAISPRGKVPVLQVEQGFINETSVILEYIEQCQKGTPLLPSDPFERAQVLALAREIELYIELPGRACYPEAFFGMTLPDAIKEKTKAELLLGMAALGRHGKFSPYVAGDSLSVADLYFLFSVPLACGVAKKLFGIDLLVEMPKAKALLEFLGSNPNVQRVAADREAAMPAFMAMIAGKK from the coding sequence ATGATCAAGCTTTATGGATTCTCCGTCAGTAACTACTACAACATGGTCAAACTGGCGCTGCTGGAAAAAGGCCTGCCCTTCGAAGAAGTACCGTTTTACGCTGGCACCAGCCCCGAGGCGCTAGCCATCAGCCCTCGCGGAAAGGTCCCGGTGTTGCAGGTAGAACAGGGCTTCATCAATGAAACCAGCGTGATCCTCGAATACATCGAGCAATGCCAGAAGGGCACGCCGCTGCTGCCGAGCGATCCGTTCGAGCGCGCGCAGGTGCTGGCACTGGCCAGGGAAATCGAGCTGTACATCGAATTGCCAGGCCGGGCCTGCTATCCCGAAGCCTTTTTCGGCATGACCCTGCCGGATGCGATCAAGGAAAAAACCAAAGCCGAATTGTTGCTGGGGATGGCGGCGCTGGGCAGGCACGGCAAATTCAGTCCTTACGTGGCTGGCGACAGCTTGAGCGTGGCGGATCTGTATTTCCTGTTCAGCGTGCCGCTGGCGTGTGGGGTCGCCAAGAAGTTGTTTGGCATCGATCTGTTGGTCGAGATGCCGAAGGCCAAGGCGCTGCTGGAGTTTTTGGGGAGTAATCCGAACGTGCAGCGAGTGGCGGCGGACCGCGAGGCCGCGATGCCGGCGTTCATGGCGATGATTGCTGGCAAAAAGTAA
- a CDS encoding TIGR02647 family protein, producing MSLTPELVAELEILALFNLDSSQEGLKIHQTAAPKAIAAAKRLFEKELTDQPDGGYLTSLGRDAAQNVQTVLTILNAEVTA from the coding sequence ATGTCGCTTACCCCTGAGCTGGTTGCCGAACTGGAAATCCTCGCACTCTTCAACCTGGACAGTTCCCAGGAAGGTTTGAAAATTCATCAGACCGCTGCCCCGAAAGCCATTGCCGCCGCCAAACGCCTCTTTGAAAAAGAACTGACCGACCAGCCTGATGGCGGTTACCTGACCAGCCTGGGTCGTGACGCCGCGCAAAATGTGCAAACCGTGCTGACCATTCTTAACGCCGAAGTAACAGCCTGA
- the rnk gene encoding nucleoside diphosphate kinase regulator, giving the protein MTAPSITLTRLDVQRLERLIDSLDDTLPGVIALQTELDRADTVVGHDEVPADVVTMNSRVHCREEGSGKDYHLTLVYPKDANADEGKVSILAPVGSALLGLKVGQHIDWPAPGGKTLKLTLLEVESQPANGGAFPE; this is encoded by the coding sequence ATGACCGCACCTTCCATCACCCTTACCCGTCTGGACGTCCAGCGTCTGGAGCGTCTGATCGACAGCCTGGACGACACGCTGCCGGGCGTTATTGCGCTGCAAACCGAACTGGATCGCGCCGATACCGTGGTCGGCCACGATGAAGTGCCGGCGGATGTCGTGACCATGAATTCCCGTGTGCATTGCCGCGAAGAAGGCAGTGGCAAGGACTACCACCTGACCTTGGTGTACCCCAAGGATGCGAACGCCGACGAAGGCAAGGTCTCGATCCTGGCGCCGGTGGGCAGTGCGTTGCTCGGCCTGAAGGTTGGCCAGCACATTGATTGGCCGGCTCCCGGCGGCAAGACCCTGAAGCTGACGCTGCTGGAAGTTGAATCGCAGCCGGCCAATGGCGGCGCGTTCCCGGAGTGA
- the cyaY gene encoding iron donor protein CyaY, with product MSLTEARFHDLVDATQQTLEDIFDESDLDIDLESSAGVLTVKFENGSQLIFSRQEPLRQLWLAAVSGGFHFDYDEESERWMCDKSEEQLGEMLERIVQQQAGVELDFEGL from the coding sequence ATGAGTTTGACCGAAGCGCGTTTCCATGACCTTGTCGATGCCACCCAGCAAACCCTGGAGGACATCTTTGACGAGAGCGACCTGGATATCGACCTCGAAAGCTCGGCCGGTGTGCTGACCGTCAAGTTCGAGAACGGCAGCCAGTTGATCTTCAGTCGCCAGGAGCCGCTGCGTCAGCTGTGGCTGGCGGCGGTGTCCGGTGGTTTCCACTTCGACTACGACGAAGAAAGCGAGCGCTGGATGTGTGACAAGAGCGAAGAGCAGTTGGGCGAAATGCTTGAGCGTATCGTCCAGCAGCAGGCCGGTGTCGAGCTCGATTTCGAAGGCCTGTGA
- the argH gene encoding argininosuccinate lyase encodes MSTDKTNQSWGGRFSEPVDAFVARFTASVTFDQRLYRHDIMGSIAHATMLAKVGVLTDAERDSIIDGLNTIQGEIEAGQFDWRIDLEDVHMNIEARLTDRIGVTGKKLHTGRSRNDQVATDIRLWLRDEIDLILAEITRLQKGLLEQAEREAASIMPGFTHLQTAQPVTFGHHMLAWFEMLSRDYERLVDCRKRTNRMPLGSAALAGTTYPIDREYTAQLLGFDAVGGNSLDNVSDRDFAIEFCSAASIAMMHLSRFSEELVLWTSAQFQFIDLPDRFCTGSSIMPQKKNPDVPELVRGKTGRVFGALMGLLTLMKGQPLAYNKDNQEDKEPLFDAADTLRDSLRAFADMVPAIKPKHAMMREAALRGFSTATDLADYLVRRGLPFRDCHEIVGHAVKYGVDSGKDLAEMSLEELRKFSDQIDQDVFAVLTLEGSVNARNHIGGTAPAQVKTAVARGQALLASR; translated from the coding sequence ATGAGCACTGACAAGACCAATCAGTCCTGGGGCGGCCGCTTCAGTGAACCCGTCGACGCCTTCGTCGCCCGCTTCACCGCCTCCGTCACCTTCGACCAGCGCCTGTATCGCCACGACATCATGGGTTCGATCGCCCACGCCACCATGCTGGCCAAGGTCGGCGTGCTGACCGATGCCGAGCGCGACAGCATCATCGATGGCCTGAACACCATCCAGGGTGAAATCGAGGCCGGTCAGTTCGACTGGCGCATCGACCTCGAAGACGTTCACATGAACATCGAGGCGCGCCTGACCGACCGCATCGGCGTGACCGGTAAAAAACTGCACACCGGCCGCAGCCGTAACGATCAGGTCGCCACCGACATCCGTCTGTGGCTGCGTGACGAGATCGACCTGATCCTGGCCGAAATCACCCGCCTGCAAAAAGGCCTGCTGGAGCAGGCCGAACGCGAAGCCGCCAGCATCATGCCGGGGTTCACCCACCTGCAGACCGCACAGCCGGTGACGTTCGGGCACCACATGCTGGCCTGGTTCGAAATGCTCAGCCGCGACTATGAACGCCTGGTCGACTGCCGCAAGCGCACCAACCGCATGCCACTGGGCAGCGCGGCGCTGGCCGGCACCACCTACCCGATCGATCGCGAATACACCGCCCAACTTCTCGGTTTCGACGCGGTTGGCGGCAATTCGCTGGACAACGTCTCCGATCGTGATTTCGCCATCGAATTCTGCTCGGCGGCCAGTATCGCGATGATGCATCTGTCGCGCTTCTCCGAAGAGCTGGTGCTGTGGACCAGCGCGCAGTTCCAGTTCATCGATCTGCCCGACCGTTTCTGCACCGGCAGCTCGATCATGCCGCAAAAGAAAAACCCGGACGTGCCGGAGCTCGTGCGTGGCAAGACCGGTCGCGTGTTCGGTGCGCTGATGGGCCTGCTGACCCTGATGAAAGGCCAGCCTCTGGCCTACAACAAGGACAACCAGGAAGACAAGGAACCGCTGTTCGACGCCGCCGACACCCTGCGCGACTCGCTGCGGGCCTTTGCCGACATGGTGCCGGCGATCAAGCCCAAGCACGCAATGATGCGCGAAGCGGCCCTGCGCGGGTTCTCCACCGCCACCGACCTGGCCGACTATCTGGTGCGTCGCGGCCTGCCATTCCGTGATTGCCACGAAATCGTTGGCCATGCCGTGAAGTACGGCGTGGACAGTGGCAAGGACCTGGCGGAAATGAGCCTGGAAGAACTGCGCAAGTTCAGCGATCAGATCGATCAGGACGTGTTCGCCGTGCTGACCCTGGAAGGCTCGGTCAATGCCCGTAACCACATCGGCGGCACCGCGCCGGCGCAGGTGAAGACTGCCGTGGCTCGTGGTCAGGCGTTGCTCGCCAGCCGCTGA
- a CDS encoding DUF1289 domain-containing protein — translation MTQPAPVRAPKPLYSNVSSAVPSPCSGVCRLDEQKVCLGCFRHVEDIREWRSADDQRRRVICALASQRKLGSGP, via the coding sequence GTGACCCAGCCTGCGCCTGTCCGTGCGCCCAAGCCGCTCTACAGCAACGTCAGCTCGGCGGTGCCTTCGCCCTGCAGCGGAGTGTGCCGGCTGGACGAGCAGAAAGTCTGCCTGGGGTGCTTTCGTCATGTCGAAGATATTCGTGAGTGGCGTTCGGCCGATGATCAGCGTCGGCGGGTGATTTGCGCGCTGGCCTCGCAGCGCAAACTGGGCTCCGGGCCATGA
- the dapF gene encoding diaminopimelate epimerase, whose protein sequence is MLLRFTKMHGLGNDFMVLDLVSQHAHILPKHAKQWGDRHTGIGFDQLLIVEAPSNPDVDFRYRIFNSDGSEVEQCGNGARCFARFVLDKRLTAKRVIRVETKSGIIELDVRNDGQISVNMGAPRLVPADIPFQAPEQAKSYQVDVDGTPVDLAAVSMGNPHAVLRVSDINNAPVHELGPKIEHHPRFPARVNVGFLQVIDRSRAQLRVWERGAGETQACGTGACAAAVAAISQGWMDSPLLIDLPGGRLSIEWAGPGQPVMMTGPAVRVYEGQVRL, encoded by the coding sequence ATGCTGCTGCGTTTTACCAAGATGCACGGCCTGGGCAATGATTTCATGGTCCTCGACCTGGTCAGCCAGCACGCGCACATTCTGCCCAAGCATGCCAAGCAATGGGGCGACCGGCACACCGGCATCGGTTTCGACCAGTTGCTGATCGTCGAGGCGCCGAGCAACCCGGACGTGGATTTCCGCTATCGGATCTTCAACTCCGACGGTTCCGAAGTGGAACAGTGCGGCAATGGTGCGCGCTGTTTCGCCCGTTTCGTGCTCGACAAGCGCCTGACCGCAAAACGGGTGATTCGCGTCGAGACCAAAAGCGGCATCATCGAACTGGATGTGCGCAACGACGGCCAGATCAGCGTCAACATGGGCGCTCCACGTCTGGTGCCGGCGGATATTCCGTTCCAGGCACCAGAGCAGGCCAAGAGTTATCAGGTCGACGTCGACGGCACCCCGGTCGATCTGGCTGCCGTGTCCATGGGCAACCCCCATGCCGTGCTGCGGGTCAGCGATATCAACAACGCGCCGGTGCATGAACTGGGGCCGAAAATCGAACATCACCCGCGCTTCCCGGCACGGGTCAATGTCGGTTTTCTCCAGGTCATCGACCGGAGCCGCGCGCAGTTGCGCGTCTGGGAGCGTGGAGCCGGGGAAACCCAGGCTTGCGGAACCGGCGCCTGTGCCGCCGCAGTGGCCGCGATCAGCCAGGGGTGGATGGATTCGCCGCTACTGATCGACCTGCCTGGCGGGCGCTTGTCCATCGAATGGGCAGGCCCTGGCCAACCGGTGATGATGACCGGCCCGGCAGTGCGCGTATATGAAGGACAAGTGCGTCTTTGA